Genomic segment of Candidatus Firestonebacteria bacterium RIFOXYD2_FULL_39_29:
AGATCCATGCCTTCCTTACCTGCAAGATAGAAAATAATAGCAGGATCAATATCACCGCTTCTTGTTCCCATCGCTACACCTTCCAGCGGAGTAAGACCCATGCTTGTATCTACTGACTTGCCGTTTTTTACCGCAGTAATGGAAGAACCGTTACCGAGATGACAGGTTATCACACTTACCGCATATTTGTCCTTCTTTAGAAGCTCTGCGGCCCTGCGCGCCACATACCTATGGGAAGTACCATGAAACCCGTATTTCCTTACTTTATATTTATCGTAAACCTCGTAAGGTAAAGCGTAAAGAAATGCATGTTTTGGTATGGTAGTATGAAAAGCCGTATCAAAAGCTGCCAGCTGTTTTGCGTGAGGCATAAGGTCTTTTGCAGCTTTAATCCCTGCCATGTTAGGCGGGTTATGAAGCGGAGCCAGGTCATAATACTCTTCAATGGTTTTAATAACCTCATCATTAATAAGCACAGAACCTGTAAAAGCCTCTCCACCATGCACTACGCGATGACCTACGGCCGTGATTTCTTTAGTATCCTTTACTACCCCCTGTTCTTTATCCGCCAGGAGTGCAATTACCAGCTTTAAACCCGCTTCGTGACTGGGAATAGGAGTCATAACTTCATGTTTTGGTTTGCCTTTCAATTCATGAATTATTTTACTGTCTTTCGCTCCGATTTTATCAATCATGCCTGAAGCAAGTAAATCTCCGGCAGGCATTTCAAACAGTTTATATTTTACG
This window contains:
- a CDS encoding acetate kinase, with translation MKILVLNSGSSSVKYKLFEMPAGDLLASGMIDKIGAKDSKIIHELKGKPKHEVMTPIPSHEAGLKLVIALLADKEQGVVKDTKEITAVGHRVVHGGEAFTGSVLINDEVIKTIEEYYDLAPLHNPPNMAGIKAAKDLMPHAKQLAAFDTAFHTTIPKHAFLYALPYEVYDKYKVRKYGFHGTSHRYVARRAAELLKKDKYAVSVITCHLGNGSSITAVKNGKSVDTSMGLTPLEGVAMGTRSGDIDPAIIFYLAGKEGMDLDKINTMMNKKSGVLGISGISNDMRNIHEAIAKGNERAKLAFEIFSYKIKKYIGSYMAVLNGTDAIVFTGGIGEKDEFVREYICSNMETLGIKFDAKRNLDKAKKEREISAADSKVKVFIIPTDEEVRIAADTYENVK